One window of Microbacterium sediminis genomic DNA carries:
- the tal gene encoding transaldolase — MSTTPTAQLAAAGVSIWLDDLSRQRITSGNLQELIETRDISGVTTNPTIFAGALAKGEAYAAQVAQLAASGASVDDAITTITTDDVRNACDVFAPVFEATGGVDGRVSIEVSPELAHDTAATVAQAKQLAELVGRPNALIKIPATKAGLPAIAQVIGAGISVNVTLIFSLERYGEVIDAYLTGLETAKADGIDLSTIQSVASFFVSRVDTEVDKRLTAIGSADALALKSKAGVANARLAYELYEQRFAEPRATELLDAGANVQRPLWASTGVKDPALPDTLYVTELVAPGTVNTMPEKTLEATYDHAVIAGDTVTGAYSDAHAVLDGLAAVGVDFADVTQVLEDEGVDKFIASWKELQATVEAALKEARA; from the coding sequence ATGAGCACCACCCCCACCGCCCAGCTCGCCGCCGCGGGCGTGAGCATCTGGCTCGACGACCTGTCGCGCCAGCGCATCACCTCCGGCAACCTGCAGGAGCTCATCGAGACCCGCGACATCAGCGGTGTCACCACCAACCCGACGATCTTCGCCGGCGCGCTCGCCAAGGGCGAGGCGTACGCGGCGCAGGTGGCGCAGCTCGCCGCCTCCGGCGCCAGCGTCGACGACGCCATCACCACCATCACCACCGACGACGTGCGCAACGCGTGCGATGTGTTCGCCCCCGTGTTCGAGGCGACCGGCGGCGTGGACGGCCGCGTGTCGATCGAGGTCTCCCCCGAGCTCGCGCACGACACCGCTGCCACCGTGGCGCAGGCCAAGCAGCTCGCCGAGCTCGTCGGCCGCCCCAACGCGCTCATCAAGATCCCCGCGACGAAGGCCGGCCTGCCCGCCATCGCCCAGGTGATCGGCGCCGGCATCAGCGTCAACGTGACGCTGATCTTCTCGCTCGAGCGCTACGGCGAGGTGATCGACGCGTACCTCACGGGCCTCGAGACCGCGAAGGCGGACGGCATCGACCTGTCGACGATCCAGTCGGTGGCCTCGTTCTTCGTCTCGCGGGTCGACACCGAGGTGGACAAGCGCCTGACCGCGATCGGCTCCGCCGACGCGCTCGCGCTGAAGTCGAAGGCCGGCGTCGCGAACGCCCGCCTCGCCTACGAGCTGTACGAACAGCGCTTCGCCGAGCCGCGCGCCACCGAGCTGCTCGACGCGGGCGCCAACGTGCAGCGGCCGCTGTGGGCCTCGACCGGCGTCAAGGACCCGGCCCTGCCCGACACGCTCTACGTCACCGAGCTCGTCGCGCCCGGCACCGTCAACACGATGCCCGAGAAGACGCTCGAGGCGACGTACGACCACGCGGTCATCGCCGGCGACACCGTCACGGGCGCGTACTCCGACGCGCACGCCGTGCTCGACGGCCTCGCCGCCGTCGGCGTCGACTTCGCCGACGTCACGCAGGTGCTCGAGGACGAGGGCGTGGACAAGTTCATCGCCTCGTGGAAGGAACTGCAGGCCACCGTCGAGGCGGCACTGAAGGAGGCCCGGGCATGA